From a single Thermoplasmata archaeon genomic region:
- a CDS encoding ABC transporter ATP-binding protein produces MSPPERRRGPRNAPGMPTEKPKNFKQAWARLFQYMGKYKPLFIIAVIFAIVGTVLTLLGPNMLSDMTDLIKDGLFSGDIDMDAIVSIAVWLLILYGSSAVISLVQGLIMATIAQRTAGNLRNDISAKIDRIQLKYFDSAKSGDLMSRVTNDADSLGQDTNRSVSTMIVAITQFLGSLIMMMYTNLTMAGVAVGSTIIGFILMALIMSRSQKYFEAQQNYLGAMNGHITETYNNHSIVKSYNGDKRAKKEFDDINSNLQHSGFMAMFMAGTMMPLMGFIGNFGYVMVCIVGAMMVLDGEITIGVIVAFMIYIRLFTNPLQQMSQGLTVMQSVAAAAERIFGFLDEEEFEDESDKVQRIEAKGHVEFRDVHFGYNPDMEIIHGFSADIQPGQKVAIVGPTGAGKTTMVNLLMRFYEVWSGDILIDGVSIKDLTRENVHEQFCMVLQDTWLFEGTIKENLVYNKEDISDEKLEEVCKAVGIHHFIMSLPDGYDTVLEDNDTLSAGQRQQLTIARAMLDTSPMLILDEATSSVDTRTELIIQKAMDDLAHNRTSFVIAHRLSTIKDADLIIVMRNGSIIEQGTHEELLAKGGFYQDLYDSQFEETEMD; encoded by the coding sequence ATGAGTCCGCCCGAGAGAAGGAGAGGACCTAGGAATGCTCCTGGTATGCCCACGGAGAAGCCCAAGAACTTCAAACAGGCATGGGCCAGACTCTTCCAGTACATGGGTAAGTACAAGCCCCTGTTCATCATCGCGGTGATCTTCGCCATAGTCGGTACAGTGCTCACCCTGTTGGGTCCGAACATGCTCAGCGACATGACCGACCTGATCAAGGATGGGCTCTTCAGCGGCGACATAGACATGGATGCGATAGTGTCTATTGCCGTCTGGCTGCTGATTCTGTACGGAAGCAGCGCCGTCATATCGTTGGTGCAGGGACTGATTATGGCCACCATCGCCCAGAGGACCGCGGGTAACCTCCGTAATGACATCTCTGCGAAGATTGACCGCATCCAGCTGAAGTACTTCGACAGCGCCAAATCAGGGGACCTGATGAGCCGTGTGACCAACGATGCGGATTCGCTAGGACAGGATACGAACCGTTCCGTGAGCACCATGATCGTGGCCATCACGCAGTTTCTAGGGTCCCTGATCATGATGATGTACACCAACCTGACCATGGCCGGTGTCGCAGTCGGTTCGACCATCATCGGATTCATACTGATGGCCCTGATCATGTCCAGGTCGCAGAAGTACTTCGAGGCCCAGCAGAACTATCTGGGGGCCATGAACGGCCACATCACCGAGACGTACAACAACCACAGCATCGTCAAGTCCTACAACGGCGACAAGAGGGCCAAGAAGGAGTTCGATGACATCAACAGCAACCTTCAGCACAGCGGTTTCATGGCCATGTTCATGGCAGGGACCATGATGCCCCTGATGGGCTTCATCGGGAACTTCGGATACGTCATGGTCTGTATCGTCGGAGCGATGATGGTCCTCGACGGAGAGATCACCATAGGGGTCATCGTCGCATTCATGATCTACATCAGGCTATTCACCAACCCTCTGCAGCAGATGTCGCAGGGTCTTACCGTAATGCAGTCCGTGGCGGCCGCGGCCGAGAGGATCTTCGGATTCCTCGACGAGGAGGAGTTCGAGGACGAGTCGGACAAGGTCCAGAGGATAGAGGCCAAAGGTCACGTCGAGTTCAGGGACGTACATTTCGGATACAATCCCGATATGGAGATCATCCACGGGTTCTCCGCTGACATCCAACCGGGTCAGAAGGTCGCGATCGTCGGGCCCACCGGTGCGGGGAAGACGACCATGGTCAATCTGCTGATGAGGTTCTACGAGGTCTGGAGCGGGGACATACTCATAGACGGCGTGTCCATCAAGGACCTCACCAGGGAGAACGTACATGAGCAGTTCTGCATGGTCCTCCAGGACACTTGGCTGTTCGAGGGGACCATCAAAGAGAATCTGGTCTACAACAAAGAAGACATCTCAGACGAGAAGCTGGAGGAGGTCTGCAAGGCGGTGGGGATCCATCACTTCATCATGTCCCTTCCTGACGGATACGATACTGTCCTTGAGGATAACGATACCCTGTCCGCCGGCCAGAGGCAGCAGCTGACCATCGCCCGTGCGATGTTGGACACCTCCCCTATGCTCATTTTGGACGAAGCAACGAGTTCTGTGGACACCAGAACGGAGCTGATAATCCAGAAGGCAATGGATGATCTGGCACATAACAGGACATCCTTCGTGATCGCCCACAGGCTGTCGACCATCAAGGATGCCGACCTCATCATCGTGATGAGAAACGGCAGTATCATCGAGCAGGGTACGCACGAGGAGCTGCTCGCGAAGGGCGGATTCTATCAGGACCTGTACGACAGTCAGTTCGAGGAGACCGAGATGGACTGA
- a CDS encoding ABC transporter ATP-binding protein, producing the protein MKLIFNYFRRIDWLLLAVTLVLVYIQVWLELEIPGYMAEITNIMTRGGTSEEVMEQGKWMLACAAGSLVTAVIAGLIIANIGTNLGKTMRERQFNQVEKYSAAEINRFSIYSLITRSTNDVNQVQMALILGLMVALRAPMMAILALMKISTKNIGWVEVTLICLLVMIVFIGVILWFTFPRFKKIQWMNDDVNRITKEGLSGIRIVHAYNAEAYQENKFREANDRLTDTHVSVTRALAFLMPVITAIMSILGLAIYWMGAVIISGTEGMLERYAAFSDMIVFSSYAMQVIAAFMMLIIVFMVLPRAMVAARRIDEVIRTEPTVLDGGVRESPPEMEGCISFRNVSFAYPGSPQDSLTDISFDVDKGETVAIIGSTGSGKSTLVKLIPRFYDANSGQITVDGVDVKEYDQDYLHRKIGYVPQKAVMFNGTVSSNVNYGDTEAERSEEDVKKAIAIAQGTEFVEKMEGQYQGAVAEGGTNLSGGQKQRLSIARAVCRKPEFYIFDDSFSALDYKTDHLLRSQLKKETAGVTTIIVAQRIGTIKDADKIIVLDEGRIVGIGKHQELLKDCEVYHQIARSQLSEEELVR; encoded by the coding sequence ATGAAGCTGATCTTCAATTATTTCAGGAGGATCGACTGGCTCCTGCTGGCGGTGACGCTCGTTCTCGTCTATATTCAAGTCTGGCTGGAGCTGGAGATCCCGGGCTATATGGCGGAGATCACGAACATCATGACCCGCGGAGGCACCTCCGAGGAGGTCATGGAACAGGGTAAGTGGATGCTGGCCTGTGCTGCCGGAAGTCTGGTCACCGCGGTGATAGCTGGACTGATCATCGCTAACATAGGAACCAACCTGGGAAAGACCATGCGTGAACGCCAGTTCAACCAGGTCGAGAAGTATTCCGCCGCTGAGATCAACAGATTCTCCATATACAGTCTCATCACCCGTTCCACCAACGATGTCAACCAGGTCCAGATGGCCCTTATCTTGGGACTCATGGTGGCTCTCAGGGCACCGATGATGGCAATTCTGGCCTTGATGAAGATCTCGACCAAGAACATCGGATGGGTGGAGGTCACCCTTATCTGTCTCTTGGTCATGATCGTATTCATAGGAGTGATCCTGTGGTTCACCTTCCCCCGTTTCAAGAAGATCCAATGGATGAACGACGATGTCAACCGCATAACGAAGGAAGGCCTGAGCGGGATTCGTATTGTCCATGCTTACAACGCGGAGGCCTACCAGGAGAACAAGTTCAGGGAGGCCAACGATAGGCTGACTGATACACACGTGTCCGTCACCCGCGCTCTGGCGTTCCTCATGCCAGTGATAACGGCGATAATGAGCATTCTTGGTCTGGCGATCTACTGGATGGGCGCCGTCATAATCTCGGGGACTGAAGGTATGCTCGAAAGATATGCAGCCTTCTCCGATATGATCGTGTTCTCGTCGTATGCGATGCAGGTCATCGCGGCCTTCATGATGCTGATCATCGTGTTCATGGTCCTGCCCCGTGCCATGGTCGCGGCCAGGCGTATTGATGAGGTCATAAGGACCGAGCCCACCGTTCTGGACGGAGGTGTCAGGGAGTCCCCTCCGGAGATGGAGGGTTGCATATCATTCCGCAATGTATCGTTTGCTTACCCCGGTTCCCCTCAGGATTCGCTCACGGACATATCGTTCGATGTGGACAAGGGAGAGACCGTAGCGATCATCGGTTCCACCGGGTCCGGTAAGAGTACTCTGGTGAAGCTCATCCCTCGCTTTTACGATGCGAACTCCGGACAGATCACCGTGGACGGAGTGGATGTAAAGGAATACGACCAGGACTATCTGCACAGGAAGATAGGATACGTTCCCCAGAAAGCCGTCATGTTCAACGGCACCGTCTCATCGAACGTCAATTACGGAGACACGGAGGCTGAACGCAGCGAGGAGGATGTGAAGAAAGCCATCGCCATCGCACAGGGGACCGAGTTCGTGGAGAAGATGGAAGGCCAGTATCAAGGTGCCGTCGCAGAGGGAGGTACGAACCTATCAGGAGGGCAGAAGCAGCGTCTGTCCATCGCCCGTGCGGTATGCAGGAAGCCGGAGTTCTACATCTTCGATGATTCGTTCTCCGCCCTGGACTACAAGACCGACCACCTCCTGAGAAGCCAATTGAAGAAGGAGACGGCCGGAGTCACCACAATCATAGTCGCACAAAGGATAGGTACGATCAAGGATGCCGACAAGATCATCGTCCTCGACGAGGGAAGGATCGTTGGCATCGGGAAACACCAGGAGCTGCTGAAGGACTGTGAGGTATACCATCAGATCGCCAGGTCTCAGCTCTCAGAGGAGGAGTTGGTAAGATGA
- a CDS encoding MarR family transcriptional regulator — MEKENERICSPRVIKTYLEKTTGPKFEELGVTPSGAPFLGEIAYNEGISLKGLTEILMVDKAHTTRTVSKLIEAGLVEDRAEGREYSLYLTEEGKAVVDKIKVIMDDAWKGLLKDLTPEEMDTLMVILQKISNTVKEA, encoded by the coding sequence ATGGAAAAGGAGAACGAACGCATCTGCAGCCCCAGGGTCATCAAGACCTATCTGGAGAAGACCACAGGCCCCAAGTTCGAGGAACTGGGAGTAACGCCGTCGGGAGCTCCGTTCTTGGGCGAGATCGCATACAACGAGGGCATATCCCTCAAGGGACTCACCGAGATCCTGATGGTCGACAAGGCGCACACCACGCGTACCGTTTCCAAACTCATCGAGGCGGGCCTTGTTGAGGATAGGGCAGAAGGCCGTGAATATTCATTATATCTTACAGAGGAAGGGAAGGCTGTCGTCGATAAGATCAAGGTCATTATGGACGATGCCTGGAAGGGCCTTTTGAAGGACCTCACCCCCGAAGAGATGGATACGCTCATGGTAATCCTACAGAAGATTTCCAATACGGTCAAGGAGGCATGA